Proteins found in one Miscanthus floridulus cultivar M001 chromosome 4, ASM1932011v1, whole genome shotgun sequence genomic segment:
- the LOC136552836 gene encoding uncharacterized GPI-anchored protein At5g19250-like: protein MDSRISLLCSLVLASSLLHCARSDGNDAQLLKGINSYRSSLKVPALTENKNAACLAEQLAKQFKGQQCTNTTGANTVIGTEQQFPDYPKYLDHCHLNASVTEDGQVMPACVPGLVPAVVLTNYTKSQYNRFLNDSQFSGVGIANEGDWVVVVLSTSMGSGDYSPAPPGSNWAVSAQPFSPLVLLLIGFVILLMK, encoded by the exons ATGGATTCCAGGATCTCCCTCCTCTGCTCCCTCGTCCTCGCCTCCTCCCTCCTGCACTGCGCCAGATCCGACG GCAATGACGCTCAGCTTCTCAAGGGCATCAACAGCTACAGGTCCTCCCTCAAGGTCCCGGCGCTGACTGAGAACAAGAACGCGGCGTGCCTCGCCGAGCAGCTCGCGAAGCAGTTCAAGGGGCAGCAGTGCACCAACACCACGGGCGCCAACACCGTCATCGGCACCGAGCAGCAGTTCCCGGACTACCCCAAGTACCTGGACCACTGCCACCTCAATGCGTCGGTGACCGAGGACGGCCAGGTGATGCCAGCGTGTGTGCCGGGCCTCGTCCCCGCCGTCGTGCTCACCAACTACACCAAGTCGCAGTACAACCGGTTCCTGAATGACAGCCAGTTCTCCGGTGTCGGGATCGCTAATGAGGGCGACTGGGTGGTGGTTGTCCTCAGCACCAGCATGGGCTCCGGTGACTACTCGCCGGCTCCGCCGGGCTCCAACTGGGCGGTTTCGGCTCAGCCCTTCAGCCCACTGGTTCTTTTGTTGATAGGATTTGTGATCTTGCTGATGAAGTGA